One window of Candidatus Nitrospira kreftii genomic DNA carries:
- a CDS encoding RNA polymerase, beta subunit yields MSETTLQEFVERKDYSRIRTNIDIPDLIEIQKRSYEEFLQLEAEPERRKDHGLQAALASVFPIPDYNNTAMLEFSSYTLGTPKYDERECLEQGMTFAVPLKLRVRLVVFDKEDKGPRKKVLDVREQEVYVGELPLMTERGTFIVNGTERVVVSQLHRSPGASFTHDKGRTHASGKVLYSARIIPYRGSWLDFEFDARDILYVRIDRRRKMPATILLKAFAFSSDDLLKMYYPVEEIRVSKGKMFRKLDPEIHHGLRCTVEVTDKNSKEPLAREGTRLTKGVIAKLKAAGVKEIPMLPTELVGRAILTELVDSKKEKLAEKNQRLTAEIVEQIAESDVEEFKVIYLDMATATPVILDTLELDKIGSKEEAMVEIYRRLRPGETPSVDTARALFDNLFLNSKRYDLSPVGRLKLNKKLGLDLPLEQRTLTAQDIVEVIRYIVNLKIGKGEIDDIDHLGNRRVRSVGELLENQFRLGLVRMERSIKERMNLLDMETVLPHDLINAKPVVAAVKEFFSSSQLSQFMDQTNPLAEITHKRRLSALGPGGLTRERAGFEVRDVHPSHYSRICPIETPEGPNIGLITSLATYARINQFGFIEAPYRKVSKGRVTDEIEFLSAIEGDKYIIAQANSKLDGSGRLVSETVSCRHGGDFVMATPDRIDYMDVSPKQVVSVATALVPFLEHDDANRALMGSNMQRQAVPLLTSESPLVGTGMEAVVARDSGYVIQARRAGVVESVDATRIVVRADSKDGKKGKDSGLDVYDLIKFQRSNQNTCITQTPVVGIGQPVKKGQVLGDGPAIDHGELALGKNVLVAFMPWGGYNFEDAILLSEKLVREDAFTSIHIEEFEVEARDTKLGKEDVTRDIPNVGEEALRNLDESGIIRVGAEVKPGDILVGKVTPKGETQLTPEEKLLRAIFGEKAGDVKDTSLTVPPGVEGIVVDVKIFSRKGLDKDERSKSIETDDQMKLQRDHHEELRIIDEEKTKKIRKLLLGKVVGRDLMDPESGDVILKKKGKLTAEILRRLPDDTVRYIILSDPDEQKELEDVERRAKEQIEILQTLYDEKVGRLKRGDELPPGVIKLVKVYIAMKRKIQVGDKMAGRHGNKGVVSRVLPEEDMPYLPDGTPVEIVLNPLGVPSRMNVGQILETHLGWAAKALGIKVASPVFDGAAEKEIKDLLKKAKLPMSGQSQLIDGKTGESFSSPVTVGYMYVLKLHHLVDDKIHARSIGPYSLVTQQPLGGKAQFGGQRLGEMEVWALQAYGAASTLQEFLTVKSDDVPGRSRMYEAIVKGEPFLEPGLPESFNVLVKELQSLGLDVELVKSQD; encoded by the coding sequence ATGTCCGAAACGACTCTGCAGGAGTTCGTCGAGCGAAAAGATTATTCTCGCATCCGCACGAACATCGATATCCCAGATCTGATCGAGATTCAGAAGCGTTCCTATGAAGAGTTCTTACAGCTTGAGGCGGAGCCTGAGCGTCGAAAAGATCATGGATTGCAGGCGGCGTTGGCCAGCGTCTTCCCCATTCCAGACTACAACAATACCGCCATGCTTGAGTTTTCGAGTTACACGCTAGGCACGCCGAAATACGACGAACGTGAATGTCTCGAGCAAGGGATGACCTTCGCTGTTCCGCTGAAGCTGCGTGTCCGCTTGGTGGTGTTTGACAAGGAAGATAAAGGTCCTCGCAAAAAAGTCCTCGATGTGCGGGAGCAAGAGGTCTATGTCGGCGAACTGCCGCTCATGACCGAGCGAGGGACCTTCATTGTCAACGGGACTGAGCGAGTTGTCGTCAGTCAGCTGCATCGATCGCCAGGTGCTTCCTTTACGCATGATAAAGGTCGAACCCATGCGAGCGGCAAGGTGTTGTACTCCGCGCGAATTATTCCCTATCGAGGGTCGTGGCTCGACTTTGAATTTGATGCCAGAGACATTCTCTATGTCCGCATCGATCGCCGTCGGAAAATGCCGGCTACCATTTTGCTGAAAGCGTTCGCTTTCTCGAGCGACGACTTGCTCAAGATGTATTACCCTGTCGAGGAAATTCGAGTGTCGAAGGGGAAGATGTTCCGTAAGCTTGATCCGGAAATCCACCATGGGCTTCGATGCACGGTTGAGGTGACGGATAAAAATAGCAAGGAACCGTTGGCGCGGGAAGGGACCAGGCTGACCAAGGGTGTCATTGCCAAGCTAAAAGCGGCAGGAGTGAAGGAAATTCCTATGTTGCCCACTGAGTTGGTGGGGCGCGCCATTCTCACGGAATTGGTCGATTCGAAGAAAGAGAAGCTCGCGGAGAAGAATCAGCGGTTGACTGCAGAAATTGTCGAGCAGATTGCCGAGAGCGATGTTGAAGAATTCAAGGTGATCTATCTTGATATGGCCACGGCGACACCGGTGATTCTTGATACCTTGGAGCTGGATAAGATCGGGTCAAAGGAAGAAGCGATGGTTGAAATCTATCGTCGCCTTCGTCCGGGTGAGACCCCTTCCGTCGACACGGCCCGGGCTTTGTTCGATAATTTGTTTTTGAACTCCAAGCGCTATGATTTGTCGCCGGTCGGCCGGCTGAAGCTCAATAAGAAACTCGGATTAGACCTACCTCTCGAGCAGCGGACCCTGACGGCCCAGGATATCGTGGAAGTCATTCGGTACATCGTCAATCTCAAGATCGGAAAAGGCGAAATCGACGATATTGACCATTTGGGCAATCGTCGTGTCCGGTCTGTGGGAGAATTGCTTGAGAATCAATTTCGTCTGGGGTTGGTACGGATGGAGCGAAGTATCAAGGAGCGCATGAATCTCCTCGATATGGAAACGGTACTCCCGCACGATCTTATCAACGCCAAGCCGGTGGTTGCGGCCGTGAAGGAGTTCTTCAGCAGTAGTCAGCTTTCCCAGTTTATGGACCAAACGAATCCTTTGGCTGAAATCACGCATAAGCGGCGGCTTTCAGCGCTTGGTCCAGGCGGACTCACGAGGGAGCGGGCCGGGTTTGAAGTTCGAGATGTGCATCCGTCTCATTACAGCCGAATTTGTCCGATCGAAACACCCGAAGGTCCGAATATTGGATTGATTACATCTCTGGCGACCTATGCACGGATCAATCAGTTCGGGTTCATTGAGGCGCCATACCGGAAGGTCTCGAAGGGTCGAGTGACCGACGAGATCGAATTTCTTTCGGCCATTGAGGGTGACAAGTACATCATCGCTCAGGCCAATTCAAAACTAGATGGGTCGGGGAGATTGGTGTCGGAAACGGTTTCGTGTCGCCATGGTGGAGACTTTGTCATGGCGACTCCGGATCGAATCGATTATATGGATGTCTCGCCGAAGCAAGTCGTGAGTGTAGCCACCGCTCTCGTGCCGTTCTTGGAGCATGACGATGCCAACCGCGCCTTGATGGGTTCCAATATGCAGCGCCAGGCTGTTCCATTGCTGACTTCCGAGTCGCCTTTGGTCGGGACCGGGATGGAAGCTGTGGTGGCCCGAGACTCGGGATACGTCATCCAAGCCCGCCGGGCCGGCGTTGTCGAGAGCGTCGATGCGACTCGGATCGTGGTGCGGGCTGATTCGAAAGACGGCAAGAAGGGAAAAGATTCCGGACTTGACGTGTACGACCTCATCAAGTTCCAGCGCTCCAATCAAAATACCTGTATTACACAGACTCCTGTGGTCGGGATAGGGCAACCGGTCAAGAAGGGGCAAGTGCTTGGCGATGGACCGGCTATTGATCATGGGGAACTCGCACTGGGTAAGAATGTGCTCGTAGCATTTATGCCCTGGGGTGGTTACAACTTCGAGGATGCGATTCTGCTCAGTGAAAAATTAGTCCGCGAAGATGCGTTCACCTCGATCCACATCGAAGAGTTCGAAGTAGAAGCTCGGGATACCAAGTTGGGCAAAGAGGATGTCACGCGGGATATTCCCAATGTCGGGGAAGAGGCGCTGCGGAATTTGGATGAGAGTGGCATTATCCGTGTCGGAGCTGAAGTGAAGCCCGGTGATATTCTGGTTGGCAAGGTGACCCCCAAAGGGGAAACCCAGCTGACGCCTGAAGAAAAGTTGCTTCGTGCGATCTTCGGTGAAAAGGCCGGTGATGTAAAGGATACGTCGCTGACTGTCCCTCCTGGAGTGGAAGGTATCGTGGTTGATGTGAAGATCTTTTCGCGTAAAGGCTTGGATAAAGACGAGCGCTCGAAAAGCATCGAGACCGATGATCAGATGAAGTTGCAGCGGGATCACCACGAAGAGCTCCGGATCATCGATGAAGAAAAGACGAAGAAGATACGGAAGTTGTTGCTTGGCAAGGTGGTGGGTCGTGATCTCATGGATCCGGAGAGCGGCGACGTCATCTTAAAAAAGAAAGGGAAATTGACGGCTGAGATTCTCCGTCGATTGCCTGACGATACCGTGCGCTACATTATTCTCAGTGATCCTGATGAGCAAAAGGAACTGGAAGACGTCGAGCGGAGGGCGAAGGAGCAAATTGAAATTCTCCAGACATTGTACGATGAGAAAGTTGGCCGCTTAAAGCGTGGTGATGAGCTCCCCCCGGGTGTCATCAAGCTGGTCAAAGTGTACATCGCGATGAAGCGCAAGATCCAAGTCGGCGACAAGATGGCTGGTCGACATGGGAACAAGGGTGTCGTATCGAGGGTCCTGCCGGAAGAGGATATGCCCTATTTGCCAGATGGAACTCCGGTTGAGATCGTCCTGAATCCGCTCGGCGTGCCATCCCGTATGAACGTGGGCCAAATCCTCGAGACTCACCTTGGGTGGGCGGCGAAAGCACTTGGCATCAAAGTGGCGAGCCCGGTGTTCGATGGAGCGGCTGAGAAGGAGATCAAGGATTTGCTCAAGAAGGCAAAGTTGCCGATGAGCGGCCAGTCTCAGCTCATCGACGGTAAAACGGGTGAGTCGTTCAGTAGTCCGGTCACCGTTGGATATATGTATGTCCTTAAGCTTCACCATCTGGTGGACGACAAGATTCACGCCCGATCCATCGGCCCATATTCTCTGGTCACCCAACAGCCACTAGGCGGCAAAGCTCAGTTTGGGGGGCAGCGCTTAGGGGAAATGGAAGTCTGGGCGCTCCAAGCTTATGGTGCTGCGTCGACTCTGCAAGAGTTTCTCACTGTCAAATCTGACGATGTACCGGGTCGATCACGCATGTATGAAGCGATTGTCAAAGGCGAACCGTTCCTTGAGCCAGGCTTACCTGAGTCGTTCAATGTACTGGTCAAGGAATTACAGAGCTTGGGACTCGATGTAGAGTTGGTTAAATCGCAAGACTAA